One genomic region from Salvia hispanica cultivar TCC Black 2014 chromosome 2, UniMelb_Shisp_WGS_1.0, whole genome shotgun sequence encodes:
- the LOC125206319 gene encoding RNA demethylase ALKBH10B-like has protein sequence QVNVVRGLKLYQDIFTGAELSKLSDFVNELRLAGRDGELSGDTYILYNQHVKGNKRELIQLGVPIFGQIKEDATDKFQKSYIQPIPALIQDVIDHLIQWHLIPENRKPNSCIINFFDEGEYSHPFLKPPHLDQPLSILLLSESTMAFGRTLFSDSEGNYKGPLTLSLKEGSLLVMRRNSSDTARHAMCSSQNRRVSISFFRVRSLRRAEAESSFESMNVWQQGLTAPYTTQDSYETFDGIPKCGFLQSPVVMLAPVSPMAISPGGAPRGGTGVFLPWSVGLPKPAKHLPPRAQRQRFLPLPSTLDTQS, from the exons CAGGTGAATGTTGTTAGAGGCCTCAAGTTGTACCAAGACATATTCACTGGTGCTGAGCTCTCAAAGTTGAGTGACTTTGTCAACGAACTCCGTTTGGCTGGTCGGGATGGTGAACTCTCGG GAGACACCTACATTTTATACAATCAGCATGTGAAAGGGAACAAGAGAGAGTTGATCCAGCTTGGGGTTCCCATTTTTGGGCAGATAAAAGAAGATGCTACTGATAAATTTCAAAAGA GCTACATTCAGCCGATTCCAGCTCTTATCCAGGATGTGATCGATCACTTGATTCAGTGGCATCTGATACCAGAGAACAGGAAACCCAATAGCTGCATCATAAACTTCTTTGATGAG GGAGAGTATTCTCACCCTTTCCTGAAACCACCTCACTTGGACCAGCCCCTCTCCATCTTGCTGCTCTCGGAATCAACAATGGCATTCGGCCGAACACTCTTCAGTGATAGTGAAGGAAACTACAAAGGACCCCTCACCCTCTCTCTCAAGGAAGG GTCTCTCTTAGTGATGAGAAGAAATAGTTCAGACACAGCTAGGCATGCTATGTGCTCCTCTCAAAATAGAAGGGTGAGCATTTCTTTCTTCAGGGTGAGGAGTCTCAGACGGGCCGAAGCAGAGAGTAGTTTCGAATCCATGAACGTATGGCAACAAGGGCTCACAGCTCCATACACCACACAAGATAGCTACGAGACTTTTGATGGAATCCCCAAATGTGGCTTTCTGCAGTCTCCTGTTGTGATGCTCGCCCCAGTGAGCCCAATGGCTATCAGCCCCGGAGGTGCCCCACGTGGTGGCACCGGGGTTTTCCTTCCGTGGAGTGTCGGGTTGCCCAAACCTGCAAAGCACCTCCCACCGCGCGCACAGAGACAGCGgtttcttcctcttccttccACTCTAGATACACAGAGTTGA
- the LOC125208375 gene encoding RNA demethylase ALKBH10B-like: protein MAPAAGVVLQGDRAPSKPIVVPQLLSAAVPEVFAKDAIIAWFRGEFAAANAIIDALCTHLQELEAVAGVADYGSVYAAIHHRRLNWVPILQMQKYYPIVDVVAELEKVAEMKRDPVVAVNEECIDGTDNAAAETLAQDGAATVVDSPESDYTDSGSQELQMLCSNHDECEARQAQIKMTKGFVAKEPVKGQMASLFLMCICVCFTRTAHATSIF, encoded by the exons ATGGCGCCGGCGGCCGGCGTAGTGCTACAAGGCGACCGGGCTCCGTCGAAGCCCATCGTGGTCCCGCAGCTCCTCTCTGCGGCAGTGCCGGAGGTCTTCGCCAAGGACGCCATCATCGCCTGGTTCCGCGGCGAGTTCGCGGCGGCCAACGCCATCATCGACGCCCTCTGCACCCACCTGCAGGAGCTCGAGGCCGTCGCCGGAGTCGCCGATTACGGATCTGTCTACGCCGCGATCCATCACAGGCGCCTCAATTGGGTCCCGATCCTTCAGATGCAGAAGTACTACCCCATTGTTGATGTGGTCGCCGAGCTCGAGAAAGTCGCCGAGATGAAGCGGGACCCTGTCGTTGCGGTAAATGAGGAGTGCATCGACGGTACTGATAATGCCGCCGCAGAAACGCTGGCTCAAGACGGCGCCGCCACGGTGGTCGATTCGCCAGAAAGTGATTACACTGATTCAG GATCCCAGGAACTGCAGATGTTATGTTCTAACCACGACGAATGTGAGGCGCGCCAAGCCCAGATCAAGATGACGAAAGGGTTCGTGGCGAAAGAGCCAGTAAAGGGGCAAATGGCAAGTCTCTTTCTCATGTGTATATGTGTCTGTTTCACGCGCACAGCACATGCAACGAGCATCTTCTGA
- the LOC125207728 gene encoding putative F-box protein At3g10240 → MASRLATSSLRCLQNSAMRNLSLRRGVRSSIYVSRTESQSARRKVEATLDPLSPFDRLPLYRRSHSLPRFDWPPDLALCVYEIKHTSSSLQLSKPKPETETVVYYHNHVLCTYLLKEDGTFSPKYSTCPPSFLNDYSFTGATFNGLLHFHNPKSSSHALWNPTTSEYKILPNPKPHPKTLEEWRLKAFGMWCDHKFEDIKVLQINILNLAREVQCCFDQFNLYSLKTNSWRLIPVCTQFCYDLFVCACISGVVYCKAHGKNNDVTVIRSFDLSTETMSTLPFPKHDGNPYKLFECNGLLSVVALLYDEDGVPCQFHLWTMRDGSWIMESVFHTRGVREMLWLSLDGKLLYFVSMTDELMVFDRSIGKLKHLGVNCFGYNPNIIPFVESFGQLNGISHVEETLEERLPKDQDIDCTE, encoded by the exons ATGGCTTCCCGCTTGGCTACCTCTTCCCTGCGCTGCCTGCAGAACTCCGCCATGCGCAACCTTTCTCTCCGCAGAGGTGTTCGATCTTCCATTTACGTTTCAAGGACCGAATCTCAATCAGCCCGCAg AAAGGTGGAAGCTACCCTGGACCCCCTGTCCCCGTTTGATAGACTACCATTGTATCGTCGATCGCACAGTCTCCCAC GTTTCGATTGGCCACCTGATCTTGCTCTGTGCGTATACGAGATAAAACATACATCATCAAGCTTACAACTTTCCAAGCCTAAGCCTGAGACTGAGACCGTTGTTTATTATCATAATCATGTTCTTTGTACATATCTCCTTAAAGAGGATGGCACCTTCTCACCTAAGTATTCCACATGTCCTCCCTCTTTTCTAAACGACTATTCCTTCACTGGGGCTACTTTTAATGGTCTACTTCACTTTCATAACCCTAAGTCGTCCAGTCATGCTCTTTGGAACCCAACAACGAGTGAGTATAAGATCCTGCCTAACCCCAAGCCCCATCCAAAAACTCTTGAAGAGTGGCGTTTAAAGGCATTTGGAATGTGGTGTGACCATAAATTTGAAGATATCAAAGTGTTGCAAATTAACATCTTGAATTTGGCTCGTGAAGTTCAGTGCTGCTTTGATCAATTTAACTTGTATTCACTCAAAACTAATTCATGGAGGTTAATACCAGTATGCACTCAGTTTTGCTATGACTTATTTGTCTGTGCTTGCATATCTGGGGTTGTTTATTGTAAAGCACATGGCAAAAACAACGACGTCACCGTTATTCGTTCGTTTGACCTCTCTACTGAAACTATGTCTACTTTACCCTTTCCTAAACATGATGGGAATCCTTATAAACTTTTTGAGTGTAATGGGTTGCTTAGTGTTGTTGCATTGTTGTATGATGAAGATGGTGTACCTTGTCAATTCCACCTTTGGACAATGAGAGATGGATCATGGATAATGGAATCTGTTTTCCATACTCGTGGTGTTCGGGAGATGTTATGGCTTTCGCTGGACGGTAAGCTATTGTATTTTGTAAGCATGACCGATGAGCTAATGGTGTTTGATCGTAGCATTGGAAAGTTGAAGCATCTTGGTGTTAATTGTTTTGGGTATAACCCAAATATCATTCCGTTTGTTGAGAGTTTTGGTCAACTCAATGGAATTTCACATGTTGAGGAG ACATTGGAAGAGAGATTGCCCAAAGATCAAGACATAGACTGCACTGAGTGA
- the LOC125206318 gene encoding uncharacterized protein LOC125206318, whose translation MEPDQSEVESIDTTDVESTRMPSSSSKSRKSKRNRNRTWDEFLIAVKHHFDPDIYIDHLGTLATLRQTGSIEAYQTAFEDTMQRLSNVSDDTLMSLFIAGLRDPIKKDLLTRRPSSLNEAFALAQQVAACQILLTGAPPTPKSSLQDRETRQRNFSSGLSTTVQHRQGQAPPGQNRPPYPIIKVSAAKRAEKQRKNECYYCPEKYTRDHVCSKKFYALIGEDDEEFLDDPNEETNTDLDGENMVITGDVSSIHMVNPRLKPRSIRLLGTINGKTVNVLIDRSSTHNFIKPAVAEQLSLPVLSGHAFEVDLYILQVEGPDVILGVQWLQELGDVTKNYKELTMRFELGDKQIFLQGEAADQPTPDPPSPDPLPFVDPVLGVVLAKFQPVFAVPTALPPARRWDHRIHLTHPNRPINVRPYRYPYFQKTEIERLVQEMLEQGVIQHSTSAFSSPVLLVRKKDGTFRFCVDYHALNAATTPDHFPIPTADELFDELHAARIFTKLDLRSGYHQIRMQVDDIHKTTFRTHDGHFEFLVMPFGLTNAPSTFQAAMNGVFSRSYGSLSLFSLTIFWSTAALFRTTWDTFLKSSLFLLKIASILSYPNALLESTPSNIWGILFQLASFEQIKPRSRQWLPGPPPPRSSNSEVS comes from the exons ATGGAACCGGATCAGTCAGAGGTTGAGAGCATCGACACAACGGACGTGGAAAGTACAAGGATGCCGAGCAGTTCGAGCAAGAGCCGCAAGTCCAAGAGGAACAG GAACAGAACTTGGGACGAGTTCCTAATAGCGGTCAAGCACCATTTCGACCCCGATATCTACATCGATCACTTGGGAACCCTTGCTACTCTGCGACAGACAGGATCAATTGAAGCCTACCAAACGGCCTTCGAGGACACTATGCAGCGTCTCTCCAACGTATCAGACGATACCCTTATGTCTCTGTTCATCGCTGGCTTGCGAGACCCAATCAAGAAGGACCTGCTAACAAGGCGACCCTCATCCCTGAACGAGGCATTCGCCCTAGCCCAGCAGGTGGCGGCTTGTCAGATTCTCCTGACCGGAGCACCCCCCACACCCAAATCAAGCTTGCAGGACCGTGAGACCCGCCAACGGAACTTCTCTTCGGGACTCTCTACCACGGTGCAACACCGCCAGGGGCAAGCCCCGCCTGGACAGAACCGCCCACCCTACCCGATTATCAAGGTGTCCGCGGCTAAACGGGCAGAGAAACAGAGGAAAAATGAGTGCTATTACTGCCCAGAAAAATACACTCGCGACCATGTGTGTAGTAAGAAGTTCTATGCCTTGATCGGCGAGGATGATGAGGAATTTTTGGATGACCCGAACGAAGAAACCAACACTGATCTGGATGGTGAAAACATGGTAATTACAGGGGATGTGTCGAGCATTCACATGGTCAACCCAAGACTTAAACCTCGTTCAATTCGATTGCTGGGAACAATTAATGGCAAGACGGTGAACGTGCTGATTGATCGCAGCAGCACACATAACTTCATTAAGCCCGCCGTCGCTGAACAGCTAAGTCTCCCTGTGCTTTCG GGACACGCTTTTGAAGTTGATCTATATATCCTCCAAGTGGAGGGACCTGACGTCATTTTGGGCGTCCAGTGGCTGCAAGAGCTGGGCGACGTCACTAAGAATTACAAGGAGCTGACTATGCGGTTTGAATTGGGTGACAAACAAATTTTCCTCCAGGGTGAAG CTGCCGATCAGCCGACACCCGACCCTCCGTCCCCAGATCCCCTTCCGTTCGTTGACCCTGTTCTGGGGGTGGTCCTGGCCAAATTTCAGCCGGTGTTCGCGGTTCCAACGGCCTTACCTCCGGCACGTCGCTGGGACCACCGGATCCATCTGACTCATCCAAACCGCCCGATCAACGTCCGCCCATACAGGTACCCATACTTCCAGAAGACAGAGATTGAGCGACTAGTTCAGGAGATGCTCGAGCAAGGGGTTATTCAACATAGCACGAGCGCATTCTCCTCTCCCGTCCTGTTGGTCCGTAAGAAAGACGGCACTTTCAGATTTTGTGTCGACTACCACGCGTTGAACGCAGCTACTACACCGGATCATTTCCCGATCCCCACGGCAGATGaattgtttgatgaattaCATGCTGCGAGGATATTTACTAAGTTGGATCTGCGGTCCGGTTATCACCAAATACGCATGCAGGTGGATGACATCCACAAAACGACCTTCCGTACTCATGATGGCCACTTTGAGTTCCTCGTCATGCCCTTTGGTTTGACCAACGCTCCCTCAACTTTTCAGGCAGCAATGAATGGTGTTTTTAGCCGTTCCTACGGAAGTTTGTCATTGTTTTCTTTGACGATATTCTGGTCTACAGCAGCTCTATTCAGGACCACGTGGGACACCTTTCTCAAGTCCTCACTATTCTTGCTGAAAATTGCTTCTATATTAAGTTATCCAAATGCTCTTTTGGAGTCAACACCATCGAATATTTGGGGCATATTATTTCAGCTGGCGAGCTTCGAGCAGATAAAGCCAAGATCGAGGCAATGGTTGCCTGGCCCACCCCCACCACGATCAAGCAACTCCGAGGTTTCCTAG